From Carya illinoinensis cultivar Pawnee chromosome 5, C.illinoinensisPawnee_v1, whole genome shotgun sequence, one genomic window encodes:
- the LOC122311770 gene encoding calnexin homolog isoform X2, with protein sequence MMIELRRKIPQLPAAVQCVVLLLITSFAFQICDSASDIYYEPFDESFEGRWVASQKDDYNGVWKHSKSEGHDDYGLLVSEKARKYAIVKELDQVLSLKDGTVVLQFEVRLQDGLECGGAYLKYLRPQEAGWQPKEFDNSSPYSIMFGPDKCGSTNKVHFILKHKNPKSGDYVEHHLKYPPSVPSDKLSHVYSAILRPDNEVSILIDGEEKKKANFLSGDDFEPPLIPAKTIPDPDDKKPEDWDERAKIPDPEAVKPDDWDEDAPMEIEDEEAVKPEGWLDDEPEEIDDPDAAKPEDWDDEEDGEWEAPKIDNPKCEIAPGCGVWKRPMKRNPAYKGKWQAPLIDNPNYKGIWKPQDIPNPDYFELEKPDFEPIAAIGIEIWTMQDGILFDNILIAGDEKVAESYRLTAWKPKFEAEKEKQKAEEAAAGLSDGLSDFHKMVFDLLYKIGDIPFLNAYKPKIIDLIEKGEKQPNITIGIIVSIVVVILTVFFRILFGGKKPAVNASETDTNASAGTSNNQESSGEKENEDEKDDDAAAAAPRRRSGTRRDQ encoded by the exons ATGATGATCGAATTGAGGCGGAAAATCCCTCAGCTGCCTGCTGCTGTGCAGTGCGTAGTGTTGTTGCTGATTACTTCCTTCGCCTTTCAGATCTGCGATTCTGCTTCCGAT ATCTATTACGAGCCATTCGACGAATCATTCGAGGGCCGCTGGGTTGCTTCTCAGAAGGATGACTATAACG GTGTCTGGAAGCATTCAAAAAGTGAGGGACATGATGATTACGGCCTTCTGGTTAGCGAGAAGGCAAGGAAGTATGCAATAGTAAAAGAGCTAGACCAGGTTTTGAGTCTCAAAGATGGAACTGTTGTCCTACAGTTTGAGGTGCGGCTCCAAGATGGGCTAGAATGTGGTGGTGCATACTTGAAGTACCTTCGACCCCAAGAGGCAGGATGGCAACCCAAGGAATTCGATAACTCCTCTCCATACTCCATAATGTTTGGACCTGACAAATGTGGCTCAACAAACAAGGTGCACTTCATCCTTAAGCACAAGAATCCCAAGAGTGGGGATTATGTTGAGCACCATCTAAAGTACCCCCCTTCTGTGCCCTCGGACAAACTGTCCCACGTCTACAGTGCAATATTGAGACCGGATAATGAAGTCAGTATTCTAATAGAtggggaggagaagaagaaggcaaATTTCCTCTCTGGTGATGATTTTGAGCCGCCTCTAATTCCGGCCAAGACAATTCCAGACCCAGATGATAAGAAACCAGAGGATTGGGATGAGCGGGCTAAAATTCCAGATCCAGAAGCAGTGAAGCCAGATGATTGGGATGAGGATGCACCCATGGAAATTGAAGATGAGGAGGCTGTGAAACCTGAAGGATGGCTGGATGATGAGCCGGAGGAGATCGACGATCCTGATGCTGCAAAGCCAGAAGATTGGGATGATGAGGAAGATGGTGAATGGGAGGCACCAAAAATTGATAACCCGAAGTGTGAGATTGCACCTGGGTGTGGTGTTTGGAAGAGGCCAATGAAGAGGAATCCAGCTTATAAAGGGAAATGGCAGGCTCCTCTAATTGACAACCCTAATTATAAGGGCATATGGAAACCTCAAGATATCCCAAACCCAGATTATTTTGAGCTCGAGAAACCTGATTTTGAGCCCATTGCTGCCATTGGCATTGAGATCTGGACAATGCAGGATGGCATTTTGTTTGACAATATTCTCATTGCGGGTGATGAGAAGGTTGCAGAATCATACAGGTTAACAGCATGGAAGCCAAAGTTTGAAGCtgagaaagagaaacaaaaggcTGAGGAAGCAGCTGCCGGTCTTTCGGATGGCCTCTCTGACTTCCAT AAAATGGTTTTTGACCTTCTTTACAAGATAGGGGACATTCCTTTCTTGAATGCATACAAGCCCAAGATCATT GATCTAATTGAAAAGGGAGAAAAGCAGCCCAATATAACCATCGGTATTATTGTTTCAATTGTGGTGGTTATTTTGACAGTTTTCTTCAGAATCCTTTTTGGCGGCAAGAAGCCAGCG GTCAATGCCAGTGAAACAGACACAAATGCATCTGCGGGGACTTCCAACAATCAAGAAAGCAGTGGGGAGAAGGAGAATGAGGATGAGAAGGATGATGATGCCGCCGCTGCTGCTCCTCGTAGGAGGTCTGGTACCAGACGGGATCAGTGA
- the LOC122311770 gene encoding calnexin homolog isoform X1, whose protein sequence is MMIELRRKIPQLPAAVQCVVLLLITSFAFQICDSASDVIYYEPFDESFEGRWVASQKDDYNGVWKHSKSEGHDDYGLLVSEKARKYAIVKELDQVLSLKDGTVVLQFEVRLQDGLECGGAYLKYLRPQEAGWQPKEFDNSSPYSIMFGPDKCGSTNKVHFILKHKNPKSGDYVEHHLKYPPSVPSDKLSHVYSAILRPDNEVSILIDGEEKKKANFLSGDDFEPPLIPAKTIPDPDDKKPEDWDERAKIPDPEAVKPDDWDEDAPMEIEDEEAVKPEGWLDDEPEEIDDPDAAKPEDWDDEEDGEWEAPKIDNPKCEIAPGCGVWKRPMKRNPAYKGKWQAPLIDNPNYKGIWKPQDIPNPDYFELEKPDFEPIAAIGIEIWTMQDGILFDNILIAGDEKVAESYRLTAWKPKFEAEKEKQKAEEAAAGLSDGLSDFHKMVFDLLYKIGDIPFLNAYKPKIIDLIEKGEKQPNITIGIIVSIVVVILTVFFRILFGGKKPAVNASETDTNASAGTSNNQESSGEKENEDEKDDDAAAAAPRRRSGTRRDQ, encoded by the exons ATGATGATCGAATTGAGGCGGAAAATCCCTCAGCTGCCTGCTGCTGTGCAGTGCGTAGTGTTGTTGCTGATTACTTCCTTCGCCTTTCAGATCTGCGATTCTGCTTCCGATGTG ATCTATTACGAGCCATTCGACGAATCATTCGAGGGCCGCTGGGTTGCTTCTCAGAAGGATGACTATAACG GTGTCTGGAAGCATTCAAAAAGTGAGGGACATGATGATTACGGCCTTCTGGTTAGCGAGAAGGCAAGGAAGTATGCAATAGTAAAAGAGCTAGACCAGGTTTTGAGTCTCAAAGATGGAACTGTTGTCCTACAGTTTGAGGTGCGGCTCCAAGATGGGCTAGAATGTGGTGGTGCATACTTGAAGTACCTTCGACCCCAAGAGGCAGGATGGCAACCCAAGGAATTCGATAACTCCTCTCCATACTCCATAATGTTTGGACCTGACAAATGTGGCTCAACAAACAAGGTGCACTTCATCCTTAAGCACAAGAATCCCAAGAGTGGGGATTATGTTGAGCACCATCTAAAGTACCCCCCTTCTGTGCCCTCGGACAAACTGTCCCACGTCTACAGTGCAATATTGAGACCGGATAATGAAGTCAGTATTCTAATAGAtggggaggagaagaagaaggcaaATTTCCTCTCTGGTGATGATTTTGAGCCGCCTCTAATTCCGGCCAAGACAATTCCAGACCCAGATGATAAGAAACCAGAGGATTGGGATGAGCGGGCTAAAATTCCAGATCCAGAAGCAGTGAAGCCAGATGATTGGGATGAGGATGCACCCATGGAAATTGAAGATGAGGAGGCTGTGAAACCTGAAGGATGGCTGGATGATGAGCCGGAGGAGATCGACGATCCTGATGCTGCAAAGCCAGAAGATTGGGATGATGAGGAAGATGGTGAATGGGAGGCACCAAAAATTGATAACCCGAAGTGTGAGATTGCACCTGGGTGTGGTGTTTGGAAGAGGCCAATGAAGAGGAATCCAGCTTATAAAGGGAAATGGCAGGCTCCTCTAATTGACAACCCTAATTATAAGGGCATATGGAAACCTCAAGATATCCCAAACCCAGATTATTTTGAGCTCGAGAAACCTGATTTTGAGCCCATTGCTGCCATTGGCATTGAGATCTGGACAATGCAGGATGGCATTTTGTTTGACAATATTCTCATTGCGGGTGATGAGAAGGTTGCAGAATCATACAGGTTAACAGCATGGAAGCCAAAGTTTGAAGCtgagaaagagaaacaaaaggcTGAGGAAGCAGCTGCCGGTCTTTCGGATGGCCTCTCTGACTTCCAT AAAATGGTTTTTGACCTTCTTTACAAGATAGGGGACATTCCTTTCTTGAATGCATACAAGCCCAAGATCATT GATCTAATTGAAAAGGGAGAAAAGCAGCCCAATATAACCATCGGTATTATTGTTTCAATTGTGGTGGTTATTTTGACAGTTTTCTTCAGAATCCTTTTTGGCGGCAAGAAGCCAGCG GTCAATGCCAGTGAAACAGACACAAATGCATCTGCGGGGACTTCCAACAATCAAGAAAGCAGTGGGGAGAAGGAGAATGAGGATGAGAAGGATGATGATGCCGCCGCTGCTGCTCCTCGTAGGAGGTCTGGTACCAGACGGGATCAGTGA